Genomic segment of Jaculus jaculus isolate mJacJac1 chromosome 6, mJacJac1.mat.Y.cur, whole genome shotgun sequence:
cagggctcacttaagccagatgcacaaggtggcacatgcctttggggttcatttgcagaggctaaaggccttgacatgcccattctttccatcttcctcttctctctcaaaagcTCTGCTGCTTATCTATTCCAAGACACCACCCATGTCTGTTTTAACATAGGGTTTATTTCTTAGAGCTTGAAAAGCTCTGGGCTTTCCTGTATAACCTCATGTGCTGCCTGGGGTAGTGCTGTCGAGAAAGAAAAGTCTCGTGAGAAGATGGCATGCACTTATTTTTAGATTATACCTAGTAATAACTTGAGATTTGGAAATCTTTGCTTAAAGCTTCTTTTAAGTTGTATGTAGCTATAGTATAAGACCCAATGTATTGatgtagcttgatagtggagtatAATTGAGCTAAGTGTGCATTATCACACTAAATCGAGGTGTGTTCTCAGATTTGGTAGGTGGAAAACAGCTTGAAAGCTCAGAAGTTTCTACAAAGTAAGGTAAACGAAacttttttgttgtgttgttgttttgttttttgaggtagattctcactctagcccaggctgacctggaatccactatggagtctcagggtggcctcaaactcactgcagtcctcctacctctgcctcccgagtgctggggctaaaggcgtgcgccaccacgcctggctaaatgatacatttttaaaaatatattttatttaagagaatgagaatgaccacgatagggcctccagccactgcggaaGAAATcagcacatgtcactttgtgcatctggctttacataggcccTGGAGAGTCacaccctttggctttgctggcaagtgccttaaccactaagccatctctccagcctgctaaaaaatttgttttgttttgtttttgtttctttgaggtaggatcttgctctagcccaagctgaccaggaattcactgtgtagtcataaggtggccttgaactcacataatcctcctacttctgcttcccaggttctgggattaaaggcgtgtgccaccatgcctgacatgctaaattgtttttaattagcCTGATTTTCTGTTTCTGAAGCTTCATTAGGCAAGTGATCTTTGAAAAAAGTACGTGGTTAAAAAACCTTCATTTGGCATTTAGTTGAGCGTTTTCAGTTATTTTGAGGCCTGGCCTGCAGTAAGTATATGAATATTATTATCTTAagtaggtttatttatttgagaaagtgagtatggatgTGCTGGAGCCTCTTGCTGCCGTGAAAGGACtcaacacacctggctttgcatgggtactgggaaactgaacctgggtcagtagggctttgcaagcatacaTGTTGaattggggctaaagagatggctcagaggttaaaggcactttctgacaaatgcctttagccattgagctatctcccagccgtATGCATGTTTCAAGTATGCAAAATGCATTTTCAAAATATGTGGCCACTTTccctagctgttttaggaagGCAGctctggtgtgtttttttttttttgtttttttttttcattgaggtaggatctcagggtggccttgaactcatggcaatgctcctatctgcctcctaagtgctgggattaaaggtgtgcaacaccacgcccggcaggagcTCAGATTTTGTCTTGTTCCCAGCTTTGCCGGCCCAGCAGCTGACTTTACTTCCCTTGCTGAGTGCACCTGCGCCGGTGCTGTTCATCTGAGACGGTTTTGTCACTGCCTTGCTTGTTGCGGATGGAAAGCCTTCCTCATAACatctgctctttttctctctcttgtagtCTGATAGTGGAGGAGCCTTTAAAGGTTTTAAAGGTCTTGTTGTACCTTCTGGAGGAGGAGGGTTTTCTGGATTTGCTAGTGGCCCTGGAGTGAAGCCTCTGGAAGGACTAACCAATGGCAATAGCACCACCAGTGCCCCACCCTTTGCCAGTATAAGGGTGGCAACAGAGCCCAAGGCAATTTTTGGTGAGTATGCCTTCTACCCCAGGCACCTCTTGTAAGTAGAACTTGTGAAAGATGATTCAACAAAAatgactgatttttgttttggtgctttatttctctttttcaaacagggtcttgctgtgtaacccaggctcagcttacaaagatttgtttgtttgggttttttattgttgatttttcgaggtaaggtgccactctagcccaggctgacctggaattaattatgtagatttagggtggcctctaaactcatggtgatcctcctacctctgcctcccaagtactggcattaaaagtgtgcaccactacaccaccatgcccggcttacaaaGATATTTCTAATTCTTGGTTCTAGGACAGTGTGAGctaaaatagtaataatgaaaGGGATGGGATTTGGGGGTGATACTGGCAATTTATTGAGCTGGTAGGGAAGCagagcacaaactttaaaattccTTATTCTTTGTGTCTCAGAATCTAAGTACAAATGTTCCTCAGAATTGAAAGAACTGTCCAAGGCAAAGAGGAAGCGCCTTGTAGACCCTCTGAAGACCTGCCTTCTTGTCCACTCATTTCTTGTGTACCAAGGGCTTTCTGTGTGCCTCCCACCACAATGGCCACTGGAAATTCTGGTGACCCTGACTTTCCTTAAGCTATATTTTAACAGAAAATTGTCACCTAACACTGTTTTGAGCAAGGTATTTAAGAACTCAGGCTTTGCACAGAGAACAGGATCAAGGGTTGAAATCCTAGAGCTGATCTTGATGGGCTGTGTTTTAGTATATTCTGAGGTGGATGCCATTTGGTTGAGTTCTGTTTCAAGACATCTTGCCTCATGTAGCCCAATTGCAAGAGCTCAGGCTGgtttctatgtagccaaggatgaccttgaattcctactGCTTTGTGTCTAAATCTCACACATTGGGATGTCCTACTACCCAGCCtgtttttgcctttatttttatttatttgacagagaaagagggggagagagagaatgggtatgctagggcctccagccactgcaaacaaactctagatgtgtgcgccccttgtgcatccagctaatgtgggtcctggggaatcaaacctgggtcctttggctttgcaggcaaacgccttaattgctaagccatccctccagcaccctgtTTGTCTTTATTAAACAGGTGTGTACTAAGTACTTCAATAACCAGCTCTCTTGATCACTGACTCCTATATGCTATGAACACAGGCATGCTGTAGTTTATATAATGAGACCTAGGATACAGTGAAACCACAGACTATGATGCTAATGGTCTCAAGGTCTGGATGGAAGGTCAACATGGTGGTTGTAGTcatcaggaagttgaggcaggatggATGGTGAGTTGCAGGTCTCAACTACATAATGAGacactatttcaaaaacaaataagccTATGATTTAATCAACTTCTAAATAAATTcttcaaattttaatttctttacagGTTCTTTTGCTGCAAATGGCCCTAATACTTTGCTTGACAAAAAGATTTCAAGTCCCAAAACTAATGGCAGCAGTCTGcagccctcctcttcctcctcttcttctgacCTTGCGTCCACTAAAGCCTGCACTGGGAGTGCCTATCACAAGCAGTTGGCTGGCTTGAACTGCTCTGTTCGAGACTGGATAGTAAAACACGTGAATACGAATCCCCTTTGTGACCTGACGCCCATTTTTAAAGACTATGAGAAGTACTTAGCCACCATTGAGAAGCAGCTTGAGAACAGTGTGAGCCTTAGTTCTGGAAGTGAAACTGACAGCCTGTTGAGTGAAACACAACCCCCTTCCCTGTTTGGTTCCACAAAATTACACCAAGAGTCAACGTTTTTGTTTCATGACAGCAAAACAGAAGACAAATCTGAAAAGGCAGAGTTGATGTCTGAAAAGAAAGTGGAACAAGCACAAGGAACAGCAAGTGCCTCATTTAACTTTGGCAAGAAAATTGACAGCTCAGTTTTGGGCTCATTAAACTCTGGTCCCCTGACTGGATTTTCATTCTCCCCTGGAAATTCTGGCTTATTTGGTAAAGATACTACGCAGAGTACACCCGGGTCTGCCTCATTTCCTGCTAAGACATCGGAGAGTGGCACGGAAGGGGGCAGTAGTGAGTGCAAAGGTAAACGTGGGCTGCTGTGCACTTTGCATTTCTTCCTGAGCCACGGGTTTGATGAAGGCAGATCTCCACCTTCTGTATGTCCTAGCTTGCACAAAGTTGATTGATTCTTAGTTGTTAAAAGCAGGCCTAGACCTATTTTATAGGGTTTTAAAAGgattagaagccgggcgtggtggcgcacgcctttagtcccagcactcgggaggcagaggtaggaggatcgccgagagttcaaggccaccctgagactacatagtgaattccaggtcagcctgagccagagtgagaccgtacctcaaaaaaccaaaaaaacaaaaaacaaacaaataaaaggattagaagccgggcttggtggcacacgcctttagtcccagcacttgggaggcagaggtgggacgatcaccatgagtttggggtcaccctgagactacatcgtgaattccaggtcagcctgagccagagtgaaaccctacttcacacacacacacacacacacacacacacacacaaatagggtTTGAAATAGTAAATGGGGCTGAAGGTACAATAgcatttacctagcatgcatggggCTAAGTATCACTAAAAATACATATGtagatatgcatacatacactatATAGACATGTCTAACACAAAGACCTTAAAAAGTATTAAATGTGCacctttgcatataaaaaaatagacattttataaaaatattttatttatttgagagagaagtaaataagagaaagaggcagagagagagaatgatcataccagggcctctagccattgcaaacgaactccagacatgtgctgtacctgcatctggctttacatgcatactgaggaattgaacctgggccctttagcttttcaggc
This window contains:
- the Nup50 gene encoding nuclear pore complex protein Nup50, which gives rise to MAKRIAEKELTDRNWDQEDEAEEVGTFSVASEEVLKNRAIKKAKRRNVGFESDSGGAFKGFKGLVVPSGGGGFSGFASGPGVKPLEGLTNGNSTTSAPPFASIRVATEPKAIFGSFAANGPNTLLDKKISSPKTNGSSLQPSSSSSSSDLASTKACTGSAYHKQLAGLNCSVRDWIVKHVNTNPLCDLTPIFKDYEKYLATIEKQLENSVSLSSGSETDSLLSETQPPSLFGSTKLHQESTFLFHDSKTEDKSEKAELMSEKKVEQAQGTASASFNFGKKIDSSVLGSLNSGPLTGFSFSPGNSGLFGKDTTQSTPGSASFPAKTSESGTEGGSSECKGADEEESDEPPKVVVTEVKEEGAFYSKKCKLFYKKENEFKEKGVGTLHLKPTENQKTQLLVRADTNLGNILLNVLIPPNMPCTRTGKNNVLLVCVPSPPLDEKSAATPATLLIRVKTSEDADELHKILLEKKGS